The Acanthochromis polyacanthus isolate Apoly-LR-REF ecotype Palm Island chromosome 17, KAUST_Apoly_ChrSc, whole genome shotgun sequence genome has a window encoding:
- the LOC127530659 gene encoding uncharacterized protein LOC127530659 isoform X14: MLSAGILQINYSYFGLDVHRGLDDGVHRGLGVHRGLGVHSGLNVHRGLGVHRGLDVHRGLDVHRGLDVHRGLDDGVHRGLGVHRGLGVHRGLDVHRGLGVHRGLGVHRGLDDGVHRGLGVHRGLDVHRGLGVHRALGVHRGLDVHRGLDDGVHRRLGVHRGLDDGVHRGLDDGVHRGLGVHRGLDVHRGLGVHRALGVHRGLDVHRGLGVHRGLGVHRGLDDGVHRGLDDGVHRGLDDGVHRGLDDGVHRGLDVHRGLGVHRGLGVHRGLDVHRGLDVHRGLGVHRGLGVHRGLDVHKGLDGLDVGVHIKSE, encoded by the exons ATGCTCTCTGCTGGCATTCTGCAGATAAACTACAGTTATTttggtctagatgttcatagaggtctagatgatggtgttcatagaggtctaggtgttcatagaggtctaggtgttcatagcgGTCTaaatgttcatagaggtctcggtgttcatagaggtctagatgttcatagaggtctagatgttcatagaggtctcgatgttcatagaggtctagatgatggtgttcatagaggtctaggtgttcatagaggtctcggtgttcatagaggtctagatgttcatagaggtctaggtgttcatagaggtctaggtgttcatagaggtctagatgatggtgttcatagaggtctaggtgttcatagaggtctagatgttcatagaggtctaggtgttcatagagctctaggtgttcatagaggtctagatgttcatagaggtctagatgatGGTGTTCATAGacgtctaggtgttcatagaggtctagatgatggtgttcatagag gtctagatgatggtgttcatagaggtctaggtgttcatagaggtctagatgttcatagaggtctaggtgttcatagagctctaggtgttcatagaggtctagatgttcatagaggtctcggtgttcatagaggtctcggtgttcatagaggtctagatgatggtgttcatagaggtctagatgatggtgttcatagaggtctagatgatggtgttcatagaggtctagatgatggtgttcatagaggtctagatgttcatagaggtctaggtgttcatagaggtctaggtgttcatagaggtctagatgttcatagag gtctagatgttcacagaggtctaggtgttcatagaggtctaggtgttcatagag gtctagatgttcataaaggtctagatggtctagatgttggtgttcacataAAATCTGagtaa